A window of the Panulirus ornatus isolate Po-2019 chromosome 65, ASM3632096v1, whole genome shotgun sequence genome harbors these coding sequences:
- the Trxr1 gene encoding thioredoxin reductase 1, cytoplasmic, with translation MTSLAAAAAVWRAVSTRRSSPSLVIRSLTTFLRVTPPTSCRVWTCRRPGRTVGVCGSGLRAVGTRGGSATMAPITQGLSPAQIVDKYIQENKVMIFSKSYCPFCHRVKDLFKQINVEFYALELDHMENGAEVQEALKEKSGQRTVPNVYINGEHLGGADKTFETHASGDLLPLINKSDHNYDYDLVVIGGGSGGLAASKEAASLGAKVAVCDFVKPTPKGTSWGLGGTCVNVGCIPKKLMHQAAILGHDLKDSREFGWTTPETISHDWNKMVESIQNHIGSLNWGYRVALREKKVTYLNAYAEFMDSHTLKTVDRRGKEKVITADKFILATGGRPRYPDIPGAQEHCITSDDIFSLPYAPGKTLLVGASYIALECAGFLAGLGYDTTVMVRSILLRGFDQQMAEKIGAYMEQNGVKFIRGAVPTSIEQIEEGSPGKLKVTAKTNEGEEIIDEYNTVVVAIGRDPCTSGIGLADVSVEMAKNGKVIVDKTEQTSVPHIYALGDIIEDGLELTPVAIQAGRLLAQRLFGKGTLLTDYVNVPTTVFTPLEYGSCGYSEEKAIEKYGEDDIEVYHTNFLPLEFTVPHRPENDCYAKLICVKSENERVIGFHVLGPNAGEITQGFGIGLKLGATKSDFNNLIGIHPTCAEVFTTLNITKTSGKDASAQGC, from the exons ATGACCAGCCtggccgccgccgctgccgtgtGGAGGGCCGTGTCCACCCGCCGCTCCTCGCCTTCCCTGGTTATTCGCAGTCTGACCACCTTCCTGAGGGTGACCCCGCCGACCAGctgccgtgtgtggacgtgtaggagaCCCGGGAGaaccgtgggtgtgtgtgggagtgggctGCGGGCTGTGGGCACCAGGGGAGGCTCGGCCACCATGGCGCCCATCACCCAGGGGCTTTCCCCTGCCCAGATCGTCGACAAGTACATCCAGGAGAACAAGGTCATGATCTTCAGCAAGTCCTACTGTCCCTTCTGCCACAGG GTCAAGGATCTCTTCAAGCAGATAAATGTGGAGTTCTACGCATTGGAGCTTGATCACATGG AAAATGGTGCAGAGGTACAGGAGGCATTGAAAGAGAAGTCTGGCCAGAGAACTGTACCGAATGTTTACATCAATGGTGAACATCTTGGTGGAGCAGACAAGACCTTTGAAACTCATGCCAGTGGAGATTTATTGCCCCTTATCAATAAGTCGGATCACAACTATGATTATGACTTG GTAGTTATTGGTGGTGGCTCTGGTGGCTTAGCAGCATCCAAAGAAGCTGCCAGTTTAGGAGCCAAAGTTGCAGTGTGTGACTTCGTTAAGCCAACCCCAAAAGGCACATCCTGGGGACTTGGTGGTACTTGTGTCAATGTGGGTTGCATCCCAAAGAAGCTCATGCATCAGGCTGCAATCCTTGGACATGACCTAAAG GATTCCCGAGAGTTTGGATGGACAACCCCAGAGACAATTTCTCATGATTGGAACAAAATGGTAGAAAGTATTCAGAACCATATAGGATCTCTGAATTGGGGCTACCGGGTAGCCTTGCGAGAGAAGAAGGTAACCTATCTAAATGCTTATGCAGAATTCATGGATTCACACACACTAAAG acTGTTGATCGGCGAGGTAAGGAAAAAGTGATTACAGCTGACAAGTTTATACTGGCCACAGGGGGACGACCACGATACCCTGATATTCCTGGTGCTCAAGAGCATTGTATCACCTCAGATGACATATTTTCACTGCCTTATGCTCCTGGCAAAACTCTTCTTGTGGGAGCCTCATACATTGCTCTTGAATGTGCTGGTTTTCTGGCTGGACTGGGTTATGACACAACTGTAATG GTACGGTCCATTCTTTTACGTGGATTTGATCAGCAGATGGCTGAAAAAATAGGGGCATACATGGAGCAGAATGGAGTTAAGTTTATTCGTGGTGCTGTGCCAACATCTATTGAACAG ATTGAGGAAGGCTCGCCAGGCAAGCTGAAAGTAACTGCAAAAACCAATGAAGGAGAGGAAATAATCGATGAATACAACACAGTGGTGGTAGCTATAGGCAGGGACCCCTGCACTTCAGGAATAGGACTAGCAGATGTCAGTGTTGAAATGGCCAA AAATGGTAAGGTGATAGTAGACAAAACTGAGCAGACGTCCGTTCCTCACATCTATGCTCTGGGTGACATCATTGAGGATGGCCTCGAGTTGACTCCAGTGGCCATCCAGGCAGGCCGACTGTTAGCTCAG CGTCTCTTTGGAAAGGGAACACTGTTGACTGACTACGTGAATGTACCTACAACTGTTTTTACTCCTCTTGAGTATGGTTCCTGTGGCTATTCTGAAGAGAAGGCCATTGAGAAGTATGGTGAAGATGACATCGAGGTGTACCACACCAACTTCCTGCCTCTAGAATTCACTGTCCCTCATCGGCCAGAGAATGACTGCTATGCAAAACTCATCTGTGTGAAGAGTGAAAAT GAGCGAGTTATTGGATTCCACGTGTTAGGACCCAATGCTGGTGAGATTACGCAAGGCTTTGGTATTGGCCTCAAGCTTGGTGCCACCAAGTCTGACTTCAACAACCTGATAGGCATCCATCCCACCTGTGCAGAG